CCTGCCAGGAGGTGGCGGACGACTCCATCCACGGGTACCGTCGGGGGGCTTTGTTCAAGGCCGGTCCACCGCTCCTCGCGCTCCTCCTCGTCACCTGCGCCGCTCCACGACGGCCCGCGCCTCCCGCGGCCAGGGAGCCCCTCCGGTCCGAGGTCCCCGTTCCCGCGCCCTCCGTCGCGAGCCCCGCCGCCACGCGCGAGCGTCCGGCTCCGCCTCCCGAGGCCGCGCCATCTCCCGACGAGCTGCCCACGCCCGGCAGCCTCAAGCGCCTCGACTTCCGGGGCGGGGATCCGCAGGTGCCCATCGGGTTGATGCAGGGCCGCCATGAGGTCCGCTTCGCTCCCAAGGGACGGATGCGGTTGCGCTTCGGTGGGGAGACGGAGCGGATGCTGGAGGCCCCCGCGGGCTCGCTCTGGACGGTGCGCGCGACGGACGGCACGCCCGCGGAGCTGTCCGCGCGCATCCAGCTCGCGGAGCTGCCCTTCCGGGACAAGGCGGGACTGTCGGAGGCGCAGGCGCAGTGGCAGGCCCGGGGCCTGGCGGTGCGCGTGCACGTGCTGGGCGCTCTCTACGGCATCGCCGGGAAGGTCATCGACAACCGGCGCTACCTGCTGCTGTTGGACGAGGAGCTCACCCCGAAGCAGGCTCCCGAGCGTCAGGCGGAGCTGCTGCGGCAGTTCGGCGTGCGCACCAACCTCTTCGAGGAGGTCCGCACCCCCTCACGCGCCATCCTCGAGGTGCGCGACGAGGCCGGCAACGTGATGGGGCTGGCACAGGACACCGTGTACGCGGAGACGCTGGAGGACGCCGGCTTCGACGTGCGGCAGGTGGAGCACGATGTCGGCTACGACAACCACGGCTTCGAGGACCGGAGCTTCCGGGGCGCGCTGCAGATCGTCGTGGATCGCCACGGGACGCTGGCCGTCGTGAACCTGGTGAAGCTGGAGGAGTTGCTGAAGGGGCTGGTGCCCTCGGAGATCTACGCCCGGGCGCACCCGGAGGCGCTCAAGGCGCAGGCGGTGACCGCACGCGGCGAGGTGCTGGCCAAGGTCGGCATCAAGCACCTGGCGGATCCCTTCCTGCTGTGCTCCGAGCAGCACTGCGCGGTGTACAAGGGCCGCTCGGGCGAGGCGGCCAGCACCAGCGCGGCGGTGGAGGCCACGCGCGGCGAGGGGCTCTTCTCGGCGGACGGGCGGCTGGTGGACTCGGTGTACAGCGCGGTGTGTGGCGGCCACACGGAGGACAATGACGTCGTCTGGGGAGGCCCGCCCAACCCGAGCCTGCGCGGTAGACCCGACGTGCTGGGCCCCACGGAGGGCCTGCCCACGCCCGGCTCGCTGGCCGAGTACCTGCGCGCGGAGCTGCCCACCGCCTGCCGGCTCTCCAGCTTCGCGCAGCCGAGCAAGTACCGCTGGGAGAAGCGCTTCAGCGTGGAGCAGGTGAACGCGCTCACCGCGCACCTCGGCATCGGCCCGGTGCACGCGCTGAGTCTGGGAGAGCGGGGAGTGTCCGGCCGGGCACGTTCCCTCACCCTGGCGGGCGAGCGCGGGGTCACCCAGGTGCGTGGAGAGCTGAACATCCGCCGCCTCTTCGGGATGCTCAACAGCGCCATGGCCCTGGTGGAGGAGGAACGGGATGCCGGGGGCCACCTCACCGGCTGGCGCTTCCGGGGCGGCGGCTGGGGCCACGGGGTGGGCATGTGCCAGACGGGCGCCATCGGCCGCGCCGAGGCCGGCCAGCGTTACAGGGACATCCTCCGTTTCTACTTCAATGGTGCCGAGGTCGCGCCCATCTATTGAGCGTCGGTGCTTCATGAGGGCACCGAAAAGGATTA
The sequence above is a segment of the Archangium lipolyticum genome. Coding sequences within it:
- a CDS encoding SpoIID/LytB domain-containing protein, translated to MSRGNPCQGLPYSPPPPLARLDSCQEVADDSIHGYRRGALFKAGPPLLALLLVTCAAPRRPAPPAAREPLRSEVPVPAPSVASPAATRERPAPPPEAAPSPDELPTPGSLKRLDFRGGDPQVPIGLMQGRHEVRFAPKGRMRLRFGGETERMLEAPAGSLWTVRATDGTPAELSARIQLAELPFRDKAGLSEAQAQWQARGLAVRVHVLGALYGIAGKVIDNRRYLLLLDEELTPKQAPERQAELLRQFGVRTNLFEEVRTPSRAILEVRDEAGNVMGLAQDTVYAETLEDAGFDVRQVEHDVGYDNHGFEDRSFRGALQIVVDRHGTLAVVNLVKLEELLKGLVPSEIYARAHPEALKAQAVTARGEVLAKVGIKHLADPFLLCSEQHCAVYKGRSGEAASTSAAVEATRGEGLFSADGRLVDSVYSAVCGGHTEDNDVVWGGPPNPSLRGRPDVLGPTEGLPTPGSLAEYLRAELPTACRLSSFAQPSKYRWEKRFSVEQVNALTAHLGIGPVHALSLGERGVSGRARSLTLAGERGVTQVRGELNIRRLFGMLNSAMALVEEERDAGGHLTGWRFRGGGWGHGVGMCQTGAIGRAEAGQRYRDILRFYFNGAEVAPIY